The genomic segment CTGGATTATACTATTCTTAGGCCTCTCCCGTATCCTTCTGATCAGGGGAATAAAGAGATATGAGGCAGTGGGTGCTTGAATGATAAGGGTATTAACCCGTTACATGCGGCTTTATAAGGCTTTCTTCTACCAGTGTCTCAAGGAAGACATGATCTACAGGTCCAACTTCCTGACACTGGTCATTATGGACATAGGGTTCGTTTGCGTGAGTCTCGTCCTTTTCAAGGTAATTTATGGTCATGTAAACACAATTGCCGGATGGACTTTTAATCAGTCTGTAATACTGATTGGAACCGTCGGGATTGTGAGGGAGATGGCGTATCTAACCTTCAGACGCGGATTTTTAGAGTTGGGAAACCACATACGTACAGGCACCTTTGATATGTTTATGGTAAGACCGATTGCATCGGGCATCCATCTGGGCATGAGGCATCTCTCCATTTCAGAAAGCTTTGGTGAAGGGATGATGGGGATTGCCCTTGTTATATTCGGGTTCGTTCATATTGACAACTGGAGCTGGGTAGTCTTCCCGCTTTATATAATGTTCCTGTTAAACTCACTAATGATATATTACGGATTCAGCCTGATTATTAACAGCATTGTATTCTGGGTAGTGAAGTCACAGGAGTTAAATACAGTTGTCTATTTTTTCATGGAGACTTCGAGATATCCGGGAGACATCTACCGGGGGATAGGCAAGGTGATATTCACTTTCATTGTACCGATAGGAATCATCGCTACAGTGCCGGCATCGGTGCTGACAGGGCGTTTAGGATTCAATTTCGCAATCCTGTCGCTTGTCATAGGGATATCGTTCCTATGTACGGGATTGTTTGTGTGGAAGATGAGCATCGAACATTATTCTTCAGCCAGCGGGTAAAATGCCAAATTCAATATATGTTAAAGAGCTCCGCAAGTCCTACGACTATTTCAAAAAAGAGCCTGGCCTGACAGGCTCCCTCAAGAGTCTTTTCTGGAGGGAAAAGCTCTATAATGAGGCTTTGAAAGGAATATCTTTTGAAATCGCTGAAGGAGAGCTTGTAGGATTCTTAGGCCCTAATGGCGCCGGCAAGACAACTACACTCAAAATACTATCGGGCATACTCTACCCGTCGGGCGGAAACGCCTCAGTCCTCGGTCATATACCCTGGAAAAGGGAGCCGTCTTATCAGAAACAATTCTCTATTGTGATGGGTCAGAAAAACCAGCTCTGGTGGGACCTGCCTGCACAGGAGTCATTCACACTGAACAGGGAAATCTACGAGGTTGACCAGACGACATACAACCGAAATCTTTCGGAGCTGACAGAGATGTTTGACATCAAAGACCTGCTGGATGTACCGGTAAGAAAACTGTCCATGGGCCAGAGGATGAAGTGCGAGCTTGTTGCAGCCCTCCTCCACTCCCCTAAAGTACTGTTTCTCGATGAACCTTCTATAGGTCTTGATATAATTTCTCAGGACAAGATTATAAATTATATTGAAGAATATAACAGTCTTAAGAAAACAACGGTCCTGCTGACGAGCCATTATATGAGGGATGTAGAGAGGCTGTGTAAAAGGGTTATAGTCATTAATCATGGAGCTATAATATATGACGGTTCTGTTAAAGACCTGATGACAACATATGCAGACCACAAGATAATAAGACTGCGCTTCTCCTCAGAGTTTGCAGAAAGTGTCCTCGAAAAATATGGAGAGGTACTGGAGAGAGACAGGCTGAATGCAGTATTGAAGACAGAACGGAACACAATCGCATTGGCCACTTCAAGGATACTTAATGACCTGCCTGTAGACGACCTGTCTGTGGAGGACGTTGAAATTGAAGATGTTATAAAGAAGATCTTTGCAGGATAGGCAAAACTGTATGATCAAGGGCTTGACAATAAACGGGTTGTTCATTTAATATGACGTACATAATGGACAGATCAGATGAAAGGCTCAGAGAACTAATGAGGTCGCTCGCTGATACAATAGGTGAGGTTGTTAACGATAACGATGAGATAAGGAATACTCTGGCAATGATGGAACAGGAAGGCTATCCTGTTGACATGATAGTAGCCTCAATTACAATGATAACAGCATCAGACAGTGATGCATCAACAGAGGCCGATGAAGATCTGAGCAGCTTCGACAAATCGTTTCTTAAGAAGATTCACGTCAGACTCGGAGACAGTCAATAGAAAAACCGTGAATAAATTCAATCAATTCAGCTTATATCGCTGAATATACGCTCAAAATGGGTCAGGTGCAAGGAAGGCCAAGACAGGACATAATAGCATTGACTTTATGCTCAAAACAGGTCATATGCAAGGAAGAACAGAATATATGAGTTGAGGCGTACCTTACGGTACATTGAAACTCATATATTCTGTTCTGACGCCGCAGATGGTCCATTTTCAGCGTAAAGTCCGTGGGCTCTTAGCTCAGTCGGTAGAGCAGAGGCCTGAAAAGCCTCGTGTCCGCAGTTCAATTCTGCGAGAGCCCACCAAATTCTACAACTTCAAAATACACCCTGACTTAATTTTCATGATTCCTTGTGATGCATTTTCGTGCCTGGTCATCATAAAATAGTCGCTGTTCTTCGCCCCCTCATATATTCTTTGCACATTCGTCATAGAAATGCTATTATTTTTCGTTTCTTGAAAGGTATTTAATAATATGATCTACCGTCTTAACACTTTCTTAATCGTACTTATATGCTTTATTTCGACATGTTTCCTCTTTCCCACACTGTGTCATGCAGAGGTTGAATCACATATAAATCAGATTGAGATAAGTGGCAACAGGCGAATAGAGACTTCAACTATCCTTTCAAAGATTAGAGAAAAGGCCGGTGACATTTATTCTGCGGATTCGGTACGGGAAGATATCAAAGTACTCTACGACACAGACTACTTTGATGATATAAGGGTGGAGACCGAGGCATCTGAAGATGGCATCAAATTGATATATCATGTAAAAGAAAGACCAATACTTAAGGATGTAAAATATGAAGGCAATGATAAAATAACTACTGAAAGGCTGAAGGAAAAGGCTTCCTTTATTACTGGGGTCCCTGTAAGTCAAAAACAGGTAAAAGAAAATGTTGAGCGACTGAGAGAGCTATACCGGGAAGATGGCTACTATGAAGCGACAATAATACCTGTTGTTAACAAGATATCAGAGGATACTGTTTCAGTCACATACTATATTAAAGAGGGCAGAAAGATAAAGATTAAAGAAGTTCGTGTTGCCGGAGCTGCAAAGATATCCGAATCAAGCCTCATAAAAGTCATAAACACAAAAAAATACAATCTGCTGACATCATGGATTACAGACACAGGTATCTTCAAAGAGGTTGAGGCCCAGAATGATGTAGACAGGATACGTGACTACTATCTGGACCGGGGTTATGTACAGGCGCAGGTAAGCGGGCCGGAAATAGAGGTAATTGAAGGCGGAAAATGGATGAGAATCACCTTCGATGTCACAGAGGGAGAACAATTCCGAATCAGGGGGATTGATTTTAAGGGTAATGACATCTTTACAAGGGATAATATAGAATCCAGGACCAGCCTTCGAAAGGGTATGATCTTCAGCAGGAAGACTTTGCGTGAAGATATGGGAATGATAACTGACATGTATGGTGAAAAGGGGTATGCCTTTGCGAACGTGTCACCTGACATCAGGCCGGATGATCATTCTCATGAGATTGATATAACCTTCAATATAGACAAGGGAGAGAAAATAAAGGTCAGGAAGATTAATATAAGCGGCAACGAAAAGACAAGGGACAAGGTAATACGGCGGGAATTAAGATTGAGTGAGCAGGACTATCTTAATACAAGTGCGCTCAGAAGGAGTTTTCAGCGTATAAACAACCTGAACTTCTTTGAGAATGTTGAGATTGTGCCTGATACGGTCAGTAAGGATATGGTTGACCTTAATGTGAGGGTCAAGGAAAAACCAACCGGGGCATTCAGCGTGGGAGGCGGTTACAGTTCAGTATATGGACTGGTTGGGATGCTGGATGTGACCGAAGGCAACCTCTTTGGAAAGGGTGAACTCCTTAAAGCCAAAGGGGAGTTTGGAGAACTCAGGACAAGCTATAATATCACATTCAGGGAACCGTGGTTTATGGACACACCTACTTCCGTCACGACCAATCTGTTTGATACAGTCAACACATACGATTCATATGACGTTAA from the Nitrospirota bacterium genome contains:
- a CDS encoding ABC-2 family transporter protein, producing the protein MIRVLTRYMRLYKAFFYQCLKEDMIYRSNFLTLVIMDIGFVCVSLVLFKVIYGHVNTIAGWTFNQSVILIGTVGIVREMAYLTFRRGFLELGNHIRTGTFDMFMVRPIASGIHLGMRHLSISESFGEGMMGIALVIFGFVHIDNWSWVVFPLYIMFLLNSLMIYYGFSLIINSIVFWVVKSQELNTVVYFFMETSRYPGDIYRGIGKVIFTFIVPIGIIATVPASVLTGRLGFNFAILSLVIGISFLCTGLFVWKMSIEHYSSASG
- the bamA gene encoding outer membrane protein assembly factor BamA, yielding MIYRLNTFLIVLICFISTCFLFPTLCHAEVESHINQIEISGNRRIETSTILSKIREKAGDIYSADSVREDIKVLYDTDYFDDIRVETEASEDGIKLIYHVKERPILKDVKYEGNDKITTERLKEKASFITGVPVSQKQVKENVERLRELYREDGYYEATIIPVVNKISEDTVSVTYYIKEGRKIKIKEVRVAGAAKISESSLIKVINTKKYNLLTSWITDTGIFKEVEAQNDVDRIRDYYLDRGYVQAQVSGPEIEVIEGGKWMRITFDVTEGEQFRIRGIDFKGNDIFTRDNIESRTSLRKGMIFSRKTLREDMGMITDMYGEKGYAFANVSPDIRPDDHSHEIDITFNIDKGEKIKVRKINISGNEKTRDKVIRRELRLSEQDYLNTSALRRSFQRINNLNFFENVEIVPDTVSKDMVDLNVRVKEKPTGAFSVGGGYSSVYGLVGMLDVTEGNLFGKGELLKAKGEFGELRTSYNITFREPWFMDTPTSVTTNLFDTVNTYDSYDVNSRGGNIGVGRSFGEYWSGGITYGIQNITVSGTPPSGINDGTTTTGSITTSATRDTRDNYWDPRSGNKNNISIEYADKIFGGSNIFVKYILDTTWYYPMPLDTAIMFHGRYGEGRGFRGVDLPANEKFYVGGIYSVRGFDYGKATTKSTIDPVTNDLLGADKELIFNLEYVVPLVKDAKINGVLFYDAGSGFGKDDSITMSDIRTSAGGGFRWFSPIGPLRLEWGYNLDPRPGERQSIWEFSIGTLF
- a CDS encoding ATP-binding cassette domain-containing protein — translated: MPNSIYVKELRKSYDYFKKEPGLTGSLKSLFWREKLYNEALKGISFEIAEGELVGFLGPNGAGKTTTLKILSGILYPSGGNASVLGHIPWKREPSYQKQFSIVMGQKNQLWWDLPAQESFTLNREIYEVDQTTYNRNLSELTEMFDIKDLLDVPVRKLSMGQRMKCELVAALLHSPKVLFLDEPSIGLDIISQDKIINYIEEYNSLKKTTVLLTSHYMRDVERLCKRVIVINHGAIIYDGSVKDLMTTYADHKIIRLRFSSEFAESVLEKYGEVLERDRLNAVLKTERNTIALATSRILNDLPVDDLSVEDVEIEDVIKKIFAG